The DNA region TCCTTCGTGTACGTAGCAGCCGCTGACGCCTTCAAAGTCCTGAGATGCCGCTGTGTACACGGCTGTTTCTGCCGCCTGCGCCGGAGTCTGCAGAGAGACCAGACATTAATGGATCACGAACGTCGTTTCTCAAACTACATCCCGGAACACTAAATGATTTTACCACGTTAATGACGGGAATTCTGTCTCTAAGATCACCAACAGTTCCCAAAGTACTCATTatcatattgtttattttttcaaacaCACATCTCATCCATGCTCAGTCAAACAAATCGTCATGTTCTCGTACCCTGAACAACAGACAGGCGATAAGTTTTTGTGCCAGTTTTACTGGAAAGCTCATGTGGCGGTACAGCTCGGTGTCCACCATGCCCGGGTCTACAGCATTCACCGTCACGGCATACCCGGCGGTCTGGAGCTCCTGATGGAGGTGATAGGTGAACAGGAGCTGCGCCAGTTTACTTCGGGTGTACGAGGCATGGGAACTGTAATCCTGCCTTCGAAACGGAGCGGAGAGACACAGATCACTTACATACAACATTAACATTACTACATTAATGTAACAGTCACGCATTAACGCTACACACAAATGCGGTACTTACAAGCTGCGAAAGTCCCGCAGGTTTCTATCGGACACGTAGTGCGCCGAAGAGCAAATGCTAATTACTCTAGAACATTCCTCCGTCCCAGAACGTGCCAGCGTGTCCAGAAGGAGCCGAGTCAAGAGAAAGTGACCTAGGTAGTTAACGGAGAAGTGAAGCTCGAAACCGTCGTCTGTTTTCTCCTCGGGAACTAGCATTACAGCCGCTGCAGGAGAAACGCCCCAGTGTTAGCACGGCAGGGGCACGAAATTCCTGACACCCCACTCCATTCCCTGCTAATGACATCTGGACCCATCTGTCCATCACACACCTGCTGCCCTTCCTTCATCTTGCAGCTTCGCACCACCATTTCTGGTAATGTGGGTGTCCTGGGGCCCAGGCACTCACCTGCAGAGACCACCTCCAAGCCTGGCTCCAGGGTAGGGAATGTGTACCTGTAATCTGGGCAGTTAATCTTTTCATGGTGGTCTTTAAGATCACCCTCTGATCACCAAGCAGGAGAGCATTAAGCTCTCCATATCTTGAGACACATTATTAACAAACAccacttttctttttgttgttgctaaTGAAAGATGGAATGAGGGGCAGTTAACCTCACCGTTGTTGATGAGTACGTGTAAGGGCAGTTTTCGTTCTTTAAACCGTAGCACGAACTCTCGCACGGAGCTCTGGGAGGCCAGATCCAGAAGCTCAAAATccactgaaataaaacacaaaaagccaCAATGAGCAGAACGGTGACATAACGGAGCAGCGTCATTAAGCGTTAACATCCTGTGAAGTTATCTCAGGCTTTACGATACTGCAGAAAAAATCATTGTAAAAAATTTATTCACAGCAACGACATTACAGTCTACACAAACACCACCGATGGCTGGCTTCCCAGTTTCGTTTAACCTTTACGGGAAGTTGCAGACTTTCGAGAAGTGCTGCGAAGCAAATTtagacaggaagagaaagaacaagGACTTGAACAAAAAAATTGCAAGAAGATCAAGAAGAGTTAAACCGTCAACTCCATGCTCTTTACAATCCTCAGGGTGAGCTGGATGTCTTTCTGGGACTGACTTCACAGACAGTGAAAACTTCATGTCTCATAACATTAGATTTaactttaaacaaataaaaatatctgcATACGTACGATACAATACCAATTACCGAATACTACGTCCAGAGAAAAACTCTATAAACACCCACCTTGAGCTTCACTACTCTCTTTACGAAGCCTTTCCACTGCAACGAGGCCTTGTTGTTGATCACGAGAGGCtggagaccaaaaaaaaaatcaagaaattCTAAATGTCAAGttaattcatgtttatttattcaacaaaaacacttcaaagttACACATTAAGGTAAAAAATGTGGAAGAAtccattccatccattttccgtatcctacacagggtcacagggagcctgaagcctatccctgggaactcggggtacaaggcgggggacaccctggatggggtgccaacacatcttatggcacaatcacacacacacacacaacagacaatttagagatgcaagtcagcctacaatgcatgtcttttggcctgggagaggaaaccagagtacccagaggaaacccccctGGGGAGAACACGccgaggcaggattcaaaccctcgacctcggaggtgcgaggcaaacgtgctaaccactaattaGTGCACAAGGAAAACAATTCTTCTTATTTtagtagctagctaactaggaGTTAAAATGCCACACGGTAATTAACTGGACTTACGAATCAGTTGTGCTGACAGGGCATTGTGggtaacacaaataaaacacattaaatacctATCAAGAAGTCTTGTTAGACAGGGTTCTATACATTCAGGATCAGGACAGAActttaaaatggctgacatttTAAGACTTGGTAAGAAAACGAAGCAGGCATGAATGCTCTTCCTATTTTTAGTGTCCTAACCGGAGCAGTGGACGACGGCACCGAAGGCTGTCTCGTAATATTTTTGGCTTCTGGGAATTAAATGCACGGCCTAATTAACGAGTCCCATTAGTTATCCTCCTGTTATTAGACAACGAGGTggagggcagagagagagagagagagagcgttccACATGTCCGACAACCGTGATGGTAAAAGctgaaggaaaaagagagacttTTGACAATTTATAAAGACAAATCGAAATATTTTCCATGAGATAAAGAAAGTAAGGACCGCC from Ictalurus furcatus strain D&B chromosome 6, Billie_1.0, whole genome shotgun sequence includes:
- the LOC128609279 gene encoding dehydrogenase/reductase SDR family member on chromosome X-like produces the protein MAILTRIISALKLYLVGVKLLLYQLIHRPFISPVLPEQHGKVAIVTGGTRGIGYEIVKRLLNLGMQVIIASRDQQQGLVAVERLRKESSEAQVDFELLDLASQSSVREFVLRFKERKLPLHVLINNAAVMLVPEEKTDDGFELHFSVNYLGHFLLTRLLLDTLARSGTEECSRVISICSSAHYVSDRNLRDFRSLQDYSSHASYTRSKLAQLLFTYHLHQELQTAGYAVTVNAVDPGMVDTELYRHMSFPVKLAQKLIACLLFRTPAQAAETAVYTAASQDFEGVSGCYVHEGRPVKSSPASYDAKLQAELWENTCRLLRLPVKDVREL